The DNA region ttattttttcagttcaatggctggttttggactgcaaaattgaatgtacatcagaaaatgattaaaccgtGCGGCGGCCTTTAcgccgacaattaaataagcagttaaaagccttattcttccactttaatttttgatcgcgttttcggtttacacctgaacaatcttgaaattattcatACGGATTTGTGactcctctctttccatcattcccttgggcgactttcgttaagcagttaacctctgatcttgcgtgtggatgtgtgtgccaccaaaatgatgagaaatggtctcgcaaaatacaaattatgatcaaaagtgcattaaatttgatctttttggtcagtaaatggcataaatttgcgtgcttactcgaggcggtgccgtTGCtagtaaatagtatttttggagctttaatcgagcatcaaactcttcatatgacgaagacaggtgtttgattagaaagggtatatttcccctaggttATGGAGGAGCCCTAACTTGCCCCTTAAAAAGATATTAAACGAATTAAACCATTAAAACGGCCAGGCCTACtacgttgcattaaccgcatagACAGATTTTGTGAATGGATCACATCGTACAGAATCAACAGGGAAAGAAGGACGCGTTGACATACCGTACAAACGCTCCAGTTGATTGATTTGTAATGATGTGTGGTGTGTTTAGGGATCGTATTTAATCGCGAAGGAATCATTTGGAAAACATGGACAGGGGTTTTATACGACAAGAcgtcaacgattttttttttcaaatcatcgcATCTGGCATGAAttcttctcgttttttttttcatttctccgTAGGTAAAAAGCTCACTAAATCTACACTGCTCTAAAATATCTCATATgtattctcatcacttttgagtaaaAAAGGCGATTTTAAAAGGCCATTTCCCATCCTAAAGTAAACACTTCTTTACCAGCGATAGTGAAGATGAACAGTGCACCAAAAATAATCCTTCTCTGCTGCATCTCTCTGCGCTTAGGCACTACTCGATCCGTCAGCTCAGCGTGTGGTAACGATTTCTATTCCAaagaactataaaaaaaaagtcgtcGTATCTTCCTAGCACCTCTTTCCTTTATCTCATTTAACACACTTCCACTTGCACTTGCACTTTCTTCTGGGTCAAAACGTAGAAAACGCGATGAATTGGACTCAAACGCAAGTTTAATCACTGTCCTATTAACCTGCTCAATGGAATTAACCACAAGGAAGTAACTTTCAGCTGATAGCAGTTTTAAATGATCGTTTTAAATATAGAATTCAACGATTTCTTCGAGCAACGCTCAGAACGTCCAGGAAGTGTGTGTTGACTCGCGCGCGGTTGACGAAAGACTGACTCTGCGCTGGTTCAGAACTTTCTTATGCTTTCTCCTGTTTTGTGCTGCTGAGATTGTCGTTCTTATTGGGACAGATCTCCTCGTACCGCGATTGTTGCCTTTTTTTTAGAACTCAAATGAAAACATATGCGTTTGGTTTAGGTGGGGCATCATTAATTAGGTTAATCTTATAATTAATTGCAGCTTGAAACTATTTCAAGCGCATGATTTCcacaaattgaagaaaaaaatcgcaCATGTTCTAAGGCGATGAAACCGTACAGACCTCCTCCGTTTTGAGCCTGACTTGGCACCGTAACGAGATAAGGCACAGATAACGCACTTACACAGCGAGCAGTCCATTGCCCTTGTGAGCTGCACTTTTTTCGTTTCGAGTTTTCGTTTTTTATGCTGTAGGCTTAGATTGCtggtgaaattttgtttgaaaagttttataatttgaataatCAGTCTATCACTAGGTTTAACATTTACTTTAAGGGGCTACATACatgttaaaaatcacaaaatttcatattacagaaaattcactaaatttactaaaaagatgattttcaatcactccttaAAGTTTCACGAAGATATTTAATGATTGAACTGGTGAAGAGACAATTTAAGTTGACAATTTTGCCATGcccaaagcgaactgtcaaactttgtgaacttttttctaaacaccgaattgatttacgggtgccacgatatctcgagatgggatggaccctaggatggaccaaattgggtccttaaattaaacttaaatttgtgatattattgttcacaacgataaagattatttttctgagtacaatgaccctttgaacggcCGCAAagggtttaaaatggattttaaattaaattttgaaaaattaacttcacggcccttcttgacagaaaaggtcctacttgacagctcgttccaaggggaccatagttgatccatcgaaaaaatgttgtcttgtcattttttttttttgcattaaaatgaaaagaaaagtgatcagaaatggtttttaatcgtgtttttaaccgttgtacataaaaaaattacaagggCTTTAGGACtcaattggctgaaatttggggtgaagactccctagacatatcccgtgtgcatgacgaagctcgattttgaagttttgctttttaaaaaatacaaaaatcaaaaactgacgtttttttatatgaaaaacataaaaatatgtttatcttttttttaaataaagtttttgaaaatcggccttcgtcatacacacaggaccggtttaaagagtcttcaccaaaattttgagccgatttggtcaaagcagtgttgagatatcgtggcacccgttttgccttcctcactgaggtaaggctataatcctgctctaaaatcgaactttttatttaaagctcgaaaacccaccttgatgcatacatatcgactcagaatcgaaaactgaacaaatgtctgtgtgtgtgtatgtgaccaataatgtcactcagttttctcagcactggctgaaccgattttgaccaaaccagtcgcattccacttggtttagggtcgcatacggtgctattgaattgtttgaagtttcgataagtagttcaaaacttatgtataaaaatgtgttttcgcatatttttggaagttgaataaattgcAGTAAActtaaccaaacatcatcatgttatacatcgttagttaggtaattgaaagagtCCAAACCGTTGAtaactgacaaccctgtctcgagttataaccacttaagtgatatttatgtttttttttgtagccggatctcacttaaatgtatttaaacaatgtccggatccatcatccgacccatcgttggcaaGGTAATCGaaggacctttccaacgagtttaaaaaattgaagatctggcaaccttgtctcaagctatgaccacttatgagcccttgagtgatatgtgtgatttttgtattccggaacttaacgaaataagacgaaatttgtgtccaaacccatcatatcacatatcacccattgttggaaaagagtgaggaaggcaccaaccacataggtggattaagttagttttttgaaataatttccgtttttgcaACACGACTTTTCGAAACATTTCCTctcttcaaaaatgtttgatgaattaattaatttagttttgactacataactttattttttcttctaaattgtTAATAGAAAACCAATCAAAAACTTCACAcaataacaattaaaaattggcgatgatttttggcaagtaaaagttgaacaaaattgtaattagaattttgtaaaaataatatacaatttcccagtatcgggaattttgcaaaatgataaacaacgactcaaaacaacaaattaaacgttttttttgtaatttttaaggtcaactaaggtaaaaaaacaactggaccttcaaatcatttagaggTTTGGTGGTGGAAGCGTTAATTCAAAATCCGCTTTTTCTGCCTTATacaaacaatcaaaagttacgaAATTTGAGCTAAATGGATCATTTATTtcctggtagcttcacaaatcacgttaattgcaacattagtttttttcttagttgttaagctaagaacaagattgtccgttcgacgcagtggtgaacgcagaacgctgtgccagttcgattttcccatcaactgtcagtcgaacaatctgcaggggttgctttgttcaatggtcgatgactggcaggctatgatgacaggcgcaaaattttgcgtttgcgttcaggcctgacggacaatcttgttcttacctttaggatgcttatttgtaaaaataaaatagcagtcgaaaaaccgtttttttcaagtggctcaaaaatagttttaagctaaaaattgtcatcaaccaagtatacaacattgaagggaacatcctaaagcataagcctactacactgaattcataaatttttatgtttttctatggttttacttaggcgggccattctgccccTAAATAATTTTGCTTccatatttattaatttaaaatttcccgggagcctcgaccaaatttcccggaaatcgagaagtccaaaaatggtcgatttcccgggaattcccgctcatCAACCTCTATCACaacaaaaatattgcaaaaataaaacgaaTTTAACTTGcagtattaaaatatttatatttattatctTATTAAATCATCTTAACCTAAAGCACATGAGTGCTGCACACGATTCATAAAGGGCAGTATAAAGTTGAAAGAACTCGTCATCGCGTGGCATCAGCGTCTACTTCTGCAATCAATTATACAGCCATCAGATACAACGCTCCATCTCAGTTCATCTTGAAGAATTGTTTGTGGCCCCGCCCGTTCGGTATCTGGCCCCGTTGGCGAGCCCTCCGCACCGCCTCCCGTAAATACTTGGGCTGGATGGCGCCGGTTTCTCCCGTTCGTTCCATCACATCGAGCGCCTCCTCGACCACCTCGCCTACGAAAACCTTCGCTATTCCGGACATTGCGATGACCACGTTCTGGGACACGGAACAGCCGGTGATGGTTTGCATGAGTCGTTTTACGGCCGCCTTCGGGAATGCCGCTCGTCGATACATCTCGTACCGGTCCAGCTGCTCCTCGGTAAAGTTGGACACCAGAACCCTGGAAGAggataaaaaaacaattaggtacaaaaatacaaacactTCGTTTCTTCCCACTTACTGCATCTTCTCGAGTTCCTCCTCTTCCATGACCTTTTTGCTTTTGGCCTCTTTCCGCTTGGCCCGTTCCAGCTCTTTCTGGTCCTTGATGATGCTGCTCATGGGTGGCAGCGTAGCCGATACCGACGTCTCGCGGCCAATTTCCGGAAAGATTATGTCCTCGAACTCTTCCGCCTTGATGGAGTACGACGAAGAGCGGTGGTCCTGGAGCTGTGTGGGTTCAATTTtgatcgacgacgacggcgCTGGACCATCGAACAGATCGTCCTCCGAGGACAGCGCCAGGTCCTTCTTGGCGTCCGGTGGCATGTTGTCGTCGGAACTGCTTGGCTCGAGGATGTTTTCCAtgatgtttattttaaattaaatcggAATTAGGTATTTCTGAAGCACTCTacgaaattaaatttgttttgttttgttcctcTTCAGCTGATTTTAGTCAAGAGATGTGAGCAGTTCTGTCAGCGAAAAGGCTTTTTGATTTCATGAACCATTTTCTTCTGTTAGGGCAAACCTCATTTTGATTGGCAAGCGGTAAAGGGAAATCGGGGAAAAAATGTAACGTTaaggtatcgagaaattaaaagtgagagtgtgtgcaacatggagttaaactatctgtgcagttgctgtgaaggttcccatggcactttgaaaaatttaactccatgttgcacgcacacactctcacttttaaattCTCGATAGACCTTGGTATAGACTCAATGAGATTGCGTTTaatgtttcatttgaaaatcaACCATAAAATCCTTGTTTGCGTTTTGAATTCTTaagttattaaattcttaaactcttaaattcttaatatttaaagttcttatttttttttgaaaagtagagtttttgaatgttagaatatcaggtttttcgtaaatttgtaatttgaaatttcctaaattttaaagtttttaaatttaaattttgttaaattatttattcTTTAATGAAGCACCAGATTCGAGTGGTAAAAACGACAGTTCTCCCATAGGGCCGGTATGCTCTTCAAAAGaaagggggtcaagaaacagctttaccaGAGGGGACGTTTTCTtgaggcttttcttcaccctctctggcttgctttcgctgccgctgctccccatttgaattttttcttgaccggtttcttccgaagtgcatatacCTTACAATAaagaatacattgtagaaaaaaagcaaaaaagcagctcgaatggaaatgctccattcgataattttgaaattcttattttttttattctaaaacatttaattttttaaaattttgaagaaaataaagttagaatttcgcatttttcgttaatttgtgttttcaaatttctatatttcagattttgattaaattttaaatttttgagctaTTGAATCTACGAATACGGtgtccataaagtacgtacgctcttagggggagggggttaccgtaggtgtgacaagatgtgacgaagtggggaggggggggggtttcgAGATTCGAATGGTGCACAATTTAATGTGAAGCACTTTTCTACAACATTTTGCTTACGATTGATTATATagatacaattttatttttcattcagcTTGAACTTCAATTCAATTCTGGCTCGATACAAACAAATACTTTGAATGCAGGGTattcataagaaaactgctacACATTGTTTGAacttatccaggtttttaagcgaagatggcgttctaatggtgaacgcccgaaatgtcaaaatcacgcagtggtaccaatattccgaaagaagtgtgccatggcatgacagccacatttgctttctaatgttggtgctactgcgcaattttgacattttggatgTTCACCATCAGAACGCCATCtttgcttaaaaacctggattagatacaaagctgttgaaaacagtttcaaaattttttaatactttaatgtaatgccaggtcttctaattttttaatgatacaaatctgtttttttttatatcgcaatgttaattatttaaaaattgagtgtATTTTATTCGACaaccttttattttttcatattaaaattggcaaaaataccaaaacCATGAGAGTTTATATACTataaaaaatcccatcgaaaacaaGGGGGATCTGGCAAATGAGACGTACTTTTGAAGCGGGGGTTTGACcttgcgtgacaaagtgtgacatagggggggagggggttgagtttggccgatttttgcgtgacatacttcatggatgacgcctactttgtattataattattatgcaattaatttttattttgaatttccaaatttcagttaTTAGTTGTCAGTTattgttgacattttttttattatttttttatcatttgaagGCTTGTAGAAGGCTGTCTagtcaaaaatttaacaacatattcaaagtatgtttacgtGACAGCTGGAGGCTtatttgcatcaggtttcctatctctttctagcagaagttttttgtcaggcgacttgtagctatttttttactgactgtccgatatgtcagccaacgtcgcacatatttcgcagggctgtgacagctcgaacTCGATCATTgcttgcatcaggacactgtgacgagaagttcgtcattttcgGGTTATGGGCCTAGATAGCCTTATTAGTGAATTATAAATTTTCAgattattattgatttttttagtagtaaattgaatatttgtatgattattgtTTAGTTTATTTTCACTCTGGTTTACTCACTTTGGTTCCGccagtgtggatcaatcggacagcGCTGTTGACTCACAATCGACTAAATCTTATCgactaaaaaactaaatctgtccttttaatttttaaatgctgtttttcaatatttcatatccggagtttttttttttttttttttgaaaaggaccaataaaccaaatttccagtttttgctttttgggtgtttttcaatacccctgactcaaggcggtttcaaaaacacccaaaaagcaaaaactggaaatttggtttgttggtcctttaaaaaaaaaaactccggatatgaaatattgaaaaacagcatttaaaaattaaaaggacagatttagttttttagtcGATAAGATTTAGTCGATTGTGAGTCAACAGCgctgtccgattgatccacactggCGGAACCAAAGTGAGTAAATCAGAGTGAAAATAAACTAAacaataatcatacaaatattcaatttacttctaaaaaattcaataataatctgaaaatttataattcactaggatcctttaaaaaaaactccagatattgtCCTGAACTGAAGAAAGTTTTTTCCGTGTTTCCATGCGAAAAGGCTTTTTTCCCCGAAGTTGCTCTCCTTCCTCGCCAGATGTCGCCGCGACAGATGGCACCGTAAACGTCACTGGCCGTGTAAATGTAAACGTCAGGCATGCAACTCTCGCTACACAGCCAGCCAGCcaaaaagaaaggaaaaaaagttgattcctAGGAAAAATTGAAATCGAACGTCGTCCCGTCTCCGCGGTGTGATTGCGTCGTCGTGATTTCAATTTCGAGTGTGGGTGATTGGGGCCGCGCCGTCGTGTATCCCGCAGAGAGGTTTGTCCGCCAGGTTCCCGACCGTGGGGTGGAAATCCGGAATCCCGTTATTAGTTGGATTTGGGTCGCGCGCAGAAGAAAGAAGGCGCAGGGTGGAAAAAAGAGCAGATTTTCTAGTGCTCGGTGGTGGTGCTTGCGAAAGtggcctcctcctcctccgtcAAGGTGGTGAACCCAGACGAGGAAGTGAAAACGGCAGCTTTTTCGGGCAGAAAACTCGAAATTGGAGCAGCAGCAACGCTGGTTCCGGGTGTGATTTTGTGCAATTTGACCAGTTTGGTCAATGTAGAGCAAAATTTTGATTACATAAAGAGTGCCAGGAATCGACGAAAAGAAGACGGAAAACATTGGCGTTTGTAGGGTGGGGGAGGCGGTGGACACTGGCAGAAggatggacattttttttgttgttgacacATTTTGTGATTGCAACACTCTGCCAGCATAGAGCACTTTTCGCTGATGCAGTTGCGCCACTTTGTTGTGGCCACCACTTCTTTGTCGTGGTTTGTGATTTGCTGCAAAAGAATATGTCCAGGATTTGCTGACGGATTGTGCAATAGCGACGGAAATTACGCGTAAAATGTGCCGTGACGAGAGTTCAAGAGATTGCTTTTGAATTCATGATAGTTTTTTACATGATAAACTATTCGTATGAATcgtttttaaaagtcatttgaaatacttttatgttcaataatacaaatttattacctacataaaattgcatgtcTTTACCAGCTCTAGCTTTTGAGTCGTGGAAATTGTCGATAGTTTTGTCATTTCAGTCAAATTGTATTCCACAACCAACTGTTCAAAAACATTATAAATTTGGAACAAAATTAAATTCTGCAAGTGCGATCAAATAAAGTCACCTCGATTCACAGTTATCTCTAgctttgtttattttcacttgctTCACGTTTTCCTTCTGCTCACCCAACCTTAACCAACACCTCCCCCTCCCCGCTCGCGCCGATCAAACGTGAAGAAAAGATCACGtcattatttctgaataatttcacGCGGAATAAATCGCAGTTTGGTAGCATCAACAGCAGGAGCAGAAATGCGTTGAAAATAGCACACGTCGATCAATCGTTGATAGTGGCAGCATCGTTCCATTTTGTTGCGAGTGCGGCGAGTGGTGTGCAATATTGaggaggaagaaaaaaataacgcgAACCTATCGAGAACTGTGTGTGACCAGGGTGGCAGAGTGCAGCGAAGAAAGATTGAGAGATCGTGTGAGGCAATCTTGGCGGGTTTCATCATCCGGCTGGCGCTAGGAAGTGGATTGAAGGCAGCTAGGGACGAGAAATAAGTTTTCCGAGGGTGGGAAAAAGGTGAGTACAGTTCAAGTTTTCTatttgatttttggtaatattttctgaatattagaaattttcccttaaattgtttaaaacttgttatatttgtaacaaaattcaaagtattttgcattttaaactgtatACGAAGCAGGAATCatatgttttcacattttttgtcaaatttgctatgcattaaatttggtgattttgatgATGTGTcccaaaaacacataaaattttgttattactcaCTAACTAATTTTATCTTCTCATATGTAGTGGGAAATTGCCGAAAATGCGTTCGATTTTCCGATTCAAACTCATTTTCATTAAGGAAATCATAACcaacgatgccagattattttatgaaagatctgtattttcttttttttttttttttttgggagggtgatccagccgcacatcgttgatgtcgaaacctctaaactgggccctcgtcctgtcacgtccgtcagtagtcttgtcgtacattacaactagaatcagatctgccaatgaattagtacacttcgaccaaataaacactgacgctgtatggatctgactctagaataaatgcacagttgtgtgttattcataagtccaaaatgttcaattattcatataagtccaaatattcatttgcgaataactacctaacttgaattgaatacaagatttaaagcaacctatccgaaagctactcttatcttaaatccccgacattttaattattaaccaaaaaaaacctttcttttaaaacctgtctggcttctttaaaaaaaaacaaaaaaataacagttgatattttacaagtcgtgaattgaaaaagagacgaccatttgatcgtcagaattccaatagatcctcgattcgcaacaatggtcgatacaatcataatccgacagtcgttagttcaacagatcaacgaatttagtccgatatcatttcactattgattgatcgagactctatggaaattttgacaaatcagaatggtttttatgcaacttgaatgaaaatcaccgattctgatagaattactaaattcactattactaattttgtccctaaataactaaatgcAAAGTATAaacagttgatatttatagttaaaatcctaaattctacaaaactgattttttaaaaacctgtatcctaacctgacacccacattaagatagggaaaaatcacatatgtagcggttcattgtacaaatgtgatatttccactatcagagaacctccttgtctcgatgacagcttaccggccatcgattaagccctgagactacgccaa from Culex quinquefasciatus strain JHB chromosome 3, VPISU_Cqui_1.0_pri_paternal, whole genome shotgun sequence includes:
- the LOC6037295 gene encoding transcription initiation factor TFIID subunit 11, translated to MENILEPSSSDDNMPPDAKKDLALSSEDDLFDGPAPSSSIKIEPTQLQDHRSSSYSIKAEEFEDIIFPEIGRETSVSATLPPMSSIIKDQKELERAKRKEAKSKKVMEEEELEKMQVLVSNFTEEQLDRYEMYRRAAFPKAAVKRLMQTITGCSVSQNVVIAMSGIAKVFVGEVVEEALDVMERTGETGAIQPKYLREAVRRARQRGQIPNGRGHKQFFKMN